In Streptomyces sp. NBC_00483, a single window of DNA contains:
- the bcp gene encoding thioredoxin-dependent thiol peroxidase, whose translation MSERLQPGDTAPAFTLPDADGNEVSLADHKGRKTIVYFYPAALTPGCTKQACDFTDNLDVLAEAGYDVIGVSPDKPEKLAKFREKENLKVTLVGDPEKKVLEAYGAFGEKKLYGKVVTGVIRSTVVVDEEGKVERAFYNVKATGHVAKIIKDLGI comes from the coding sequence ATGAGCGAGCGACTGCAGCCCGGCGACACCGCGCCCGCCTTCACCCTGCCCGACGCCGACGGCAACGAGGTCTCCCTCGCCGACCACAAGGGCCGCAAGACGATCGTCTACTTCTACCCCGCCGCCCTCACCCCCGGCTGCACCAAGCAGGCCTGCGACTTCACCGACAACCTCGACGTGCTCGCCGAGGCCGGCTACGACGTCATCGGCGTCTCCCCGGACAAGCCGGAGAAGCTCGCCAAGTTCCGGGAGAAGGAGAACCTCAAGGTCACCCTGGTGGGCGACCCCGAGAAGAAGGTTCTTGAGGCCTACGGCGCCTTCGGCGAGAAGAAGCTGTACGGAAAGGTCGTCACCGGAGTCATCCGCTCCACGGTGGTCGTCGACGAGGAAGGAAAGGTCGAGCGCGCCTTCTACAACGTGAAGGCAACCGGCCACGTAGCGAAGATCATCAAGGATCTCGGCATCTGA
- a CDS encoding GroES family chaperonin, whose protein sequence is MLHDRVLVRQDSSEGERRSGGGILIPATAAVGKRLAWAEVVAVGQNVRAVEPGDRVLFDPEDRAEVEVRGVAYVLMRERDLHAVAADRFEGSEDSTGLYL, encoded by the coding sequence ATGTTGCACGACCGCGTGCTCGTGCGGCAGGACTCCTCCGAGGGTGAGCGGCGCAGTGGTGGCGGCATTCTGATTCCCGCGACGGCGGCCGTCGGCAAGCGTCTTGCCTGGGCCGAGGTTGTCGCGGTCGGGCAGAACGTGCGGGCCGTGGAGCCGGGTGACCGGGTGCTGTTCGATCCGGAGGACCGGGCGGAGGTCGAGGTGCGGGGTGTCGCGTACGTGCTGATGCGCGAGCGGGATCTGCACGCGGTGGCGGCCGACCGGTTCGAGGGCTCCGAGGATTCGACGGGCCTGTACCTGTAG
- a CDS encoding DMT family transporter translates to MAWILIAVAGLLEVAWSIGMKYTEGFTRLWPSVFTGAGIVASMVLLSYAAKSLPIGTAYGVWVGIGAAGAAIVGMVALGEPVSAARIGFIALLLVAIVGLKVTSGH, encoded by the coding sequence ATGGCCTGGATCCTGATCGCTGTTGCCGGACTTCTCGAAGTCGCCTGGTCGATCGGCATGAAGTACACCGAGGGCTTCACCCGCCTTTGGCCGAGCGTGTTCACGGGCGCGGGAATCGTCGCGAGCATGGTGCTCCTGTCCTACGCCGCCAAGTCCCTGCCCATCGGTACCGCGTACGGCGTGTGGGTGGGGATCGGGGCCGCGGGAGCCGCGATCGTGGGGATGGTCGCCCTGGGCGAACCCGTGTCCGCGGCCCGAATCGGCTTCATTGCGCTGCTGCTTGTGGCGATCGTGGGGCTCAAGGTGACTTCTGGGCACTGA
- a CDS encoding DUF3618 domain-containing protein, protein MSHTSSTPDSPDTRTPAQIEADIKRRRETLAETLDEIGVRVHPKTIVGDAKAKVASQVDHTLGRAYVGANRLVSEVRGQFVSEEGAPRLERIVPVAIVVVGVVGLFAVGSRRRKR, encoded by the coding sequence GTGTCGCACACGTCCAGTACGCCGGATAGCCCGGACACGCGGACCCCGGCCCAGATCGAGGCGGACATCAAGCGCCGTCGCGAGACCTTGGCCGAGACGCTCGACGAGATCGGTGTCCGGGTCCACCCGAAGACGATCGTCGGGGACGCGAAGGCCAAGGTCGCCTCGCAGGTCGACCACACGCTCGGTCGGGCCTATGTCGGGGCGAACCGGCTGGTCTCCGAGGTGAGGGGGCAGTTCGTCTCGGAGGAGGGCGCGCCGCGCCTGGAGCGGATCGTGCCGGTCGCGATCGTCGTGGTGGGTGTCGTGGGGCTCTTCGCGGTGGGGTCGCGGCGTCGCAAGCGCTGA